From a region of the uncultured Desulfatiglans sp. genome:
- a CDS encoding conserved hypothetical protein (Evidence 4 : Unknown function but conserved in other organisms), with translation MTATLTLVTAKRPARLSKGFELQAGALMKIPGGQLVDGTAERLTLKGVEDLAALLGRLTPAQALVYGVCAHETARVLTADELARVKRNGGPPLVARTREYFAFRAGEGILMLDHDPGKAQEPLTADELRASLYKVCPPLEQAPHVLTASASSFIYQGERCLRGPAGWRVLFLAQDVSDVPRAGAALFQRAWLRGLGRIEVSAAGSLLIRGLLDDAVFQPERLDFCGGAACKPPLEQRRPAPKVFNADAEPLDTRQAIPSLTLAEQAEFRRLVDEARNAARPEAEKVQAEWIDRRVEAGLAGVPEAEREQRAAQLRETYQQAVKGQTLLADFPIRLASGETVTVGEMLDDPDRYHGKRCADPLEPDGPDQRPGYINLRAAGRPYIYSHLHGGRRFALHRARQTIRVVPGERPRAVQAVFELMRVQGSHYGRGGEIVKVTSEGAVVPRDREGLLFDLDVLARWERFDRRAEDWRPCDCPPSVAAGAMAARGETGLPELLGVATAPVLDPVTGRLIDQDGFDREARLLLILPDMADWPGVSARPSGKEVEMAVRALWRPFENFPFCGPVDRGVMLTALLTVSVRPLLPTAPAIAFDAPTAGSGKSLLARCCAELAGEENPAMLPAADNAEEVRKRLLASLRQGKLVTIIDNVAGVLDSAALCTVLTSPRYEDRILGASENIAVPTNTVFVVTGNNLALRGDLCRRVLTARLDPGVGAPWKRRFNLDPAEYVRRRRFELVASALTVLRAGMQHGPILPDRTASFELWSDTVRRAVCWIGAESFLAVDDPVKSIDAAFEMDPETAKLGGLLGAWHGEFRDLPVTVAELIKAARNDEGGPLFDALDEVAGERGSVNPRKLGRWIEKRRERIVGEKKIERAGMRDGRTTWRVKWV, from the coding sequence ATGACCGCAACGTTGACCCTTGTCACCGCAAAACGCCCGGCCCGCCTTTCCAAAGGCTTTGAGCTCCAGGCCGGCGCCCTAATGAAAATTCCGGGCGGGCAGCTCGTGGACGGAACCGCCGAACGCCTGACCCTGAAGGGCGTCGAGGACCTGGCCGCCCTACTCGGAAGGCTGACCCCGGCCCAAGCGCTCGTTTATGGCGTTTGCGCGCACGAGACCGCCCGCGTCCTGACGGCTGACGAACTGGCCCGCGTGAAGCGGAACGGTGGCCCGCCCCTTGTTGCCAGGACCCGCGAGTATTTCGCGTTTCGGGCCGGCGAGGGCATTCTCATGTTGGACCATGACCCCGGCAAGGCCCAGGAGCCCTTGACCGCCGACGAACTGCGGGCATCTCTATATAAGGTATGCCCGCCCCTCGAACAAGCGCCGCACGTCCTGACCGCAAGCGCGTCGAGCTTCATCTACCAGGGCGAGCGCTGCCTTCGGGGCCCGGCTGGCTGGCGCGTTTTGTTTCTGGCGCAAGACGTCAGCGACGTTCCCCGAGCGGGCGCTGCCTTATTTCAACGGGCATGGCTTCGAGGTCTCGGCCGGATCGAGGTCTCGGCCGCCGGGAGCTTGCTTATTCGGGGCCTGCTTGACGATGCAGTTTTTCAGCCGGAACGCCTGGACTTCTGCGGGGGCGCCGCCTGCAAACCGCCCCTCGAACAACGCCGGCCCGCCCCGAAGGTCTTCAACGCCGACGCCGAACCCCTGGACACCAGACAGGCCATTCCGAGCTTGACCCTGGCCGAGCAGGCGGAGTTTCGCCGGCTGGTGGACGAAGCCCGGAATGCTGCCCGCCCGGAGGCTGAAAAGGTTCAAGCGGAATGGATCGACCGGCGCGTTGAGGCCGGACTTGCCGGAGTGCCCGAAGCCGAACGCGAGCAGAGGGCCGCCCAGCTACGGGAGACCTACCAGCAGGCCGTCAAGGGCCAAACCCTTTTGGCTGACTTCCCGATCCGGCTTGCATCCGGCGAAACCGTGACCGTGGGCGAAATGCTTGATGACCCCGACCGCTATCACGGAAAGCGCTGCGCCGATCCGTTGGAACCTGACGGGCCGGACCAGCGACCAGGCTATATAAATTTGAGGGCCGCCGGCCGGCCTTACATCTATTCGCATCTGCACGGCGGCCGCCGCTTTGCCCTGCATCGAGCCCGGCAAACGATCCGCGTAGTGCCGGGCGAGCGTCCGCGGGCGGTTCAAGCAGTGTTTGAGCTAATGCGCGTTCAAGGCAGCCATTACGGGCGGGGCGGGGAAATTGTCAAAGTCACAAGCGAAGGCGCCGTTGTGCCCCGAGACCGTGAGGGCCTACTGTTCGACCTGGACGTTCTGGCACGGTGGGAGCGCTTTGACCGGCGAGCGGAGGACTGGCGCCCTTGTGACTGCCCGCCGAGCGTTGCGGCCGGCGCTATGGCTGCCCGCGGGGAAACGGGCTTGCCAGAGTTGCTCGGCGTTGCTACGGCGCCCGTCTTGGACCCCGTGACTGGACGGCTGATAGATCAAGACGGCTTCGACCGGGAGGCCCGCCTTTTGCTTATCCTGCCCGACATGGCCGACTGGCCGGGAGTGTCCGCCCGCCCCAGCGGCAAGGAAGTTGAGATGGCCGTCCGGGCGCTTTGGCGCCCATTCGAGAATTTCCCTTTTTGCGGGCCCGTTGACCGGGGCGTGATGTTGACCGCCCTCTTGACCGTCAGCGTTCGCCCGTTGCTGCCCACAGCGCCCGCCATTGCCTTCGACGCGCCGACAGCCGGGAGCGGCAAGAGCTTGCTGGCGCGGTGCTGCGCCGAACTGGCCGGAGAGGAAAACCCCGCCATGCTGCCCGCCGCGGACAACGCCGAAGAGGTCCGCAAGCGCCTGCTGGCGAGCCTACGGCAAGGAAAACTTGTGACTATTATTGACAACGTGGCCGGCGTCCTGGACAGCGCCGCCCTTTGCACCGTTCTAACGTCCCCGAGGTACGAAGACCGAATTCTAGGGGCTTCTGAAAATATCGCCGTTCCGACGAACACCGTGTTCGTTGTCACAGGAAATAACCTGGCCCTGCGCGGCGACCTTTGCAGGCGCGTCCTGACCGCCAGGCTGGACCCTGGCGTTGGCGCACCCTGGAAGAGACGTTTCAACCTGGACCCCGCCGAGTACGTCCGCCGCCGCCGGTTCGAACTTGTGGCATCCGCCCTGACGGTGCTTCGCGCCGGTATGCAGCACGGGCCGATATTGCCAGACCGGACGGCGAGCTTTGAACTTTGGTCCGACACCGTGCGCCGCGCCGTTTGCTGGATCGGGGCCGAAAGTTTCCTGGCGGTTGATGACCCCGTGAAAAGCATCGACGCGGCCTTTGAAATGGACCCGGAGACGGCGAAGTTGGGCGGGCTTTTGGGCGCCTGGCATGGGGAATTTCGAGACTTGCCCGTCACAGTGGCCGAGCTTATCAAAGCAGCCCGCAACGACGAGGGCGGCCCGCTCTTTGATGCCTTGGACGAAGTGGCAGGGGAGCGCGGAAGTGTCAACCCGCGAAAACTTGGGCGCTGGATCGAAAAACGCCGCGAACGGATTGTTGGTGAAAAGAAAATTGAGAGGGCCGGCATGCGCGACGGCCGAACCACCTGGCGCGTGAAGTGGGTTTAG
- a CDS encoding hypothetical protein (Evidence 5 : Unknown function), with amino-acid sequence MLKLSQTAPDRQRRRIFELVEEALQARGFSEGETAQILERLVRCGEDASWPPPADFSRREWSTMPFGKYAGLGMDELPSNYLLWLTDQDWFEAKYYGLFLEACDVLEGRQEGRP; translated from the coding sequence ATGCTGAAATTATCCCAGACCGCCCCAGACCGACAGCGCCGCCGCATTTTTGAACTCGTGGAGGAAGCCCTTCAGGCGCGCGGCTTTTCCGAAGGCGAGACGGCCCAAATTCTCGAAAGGCTTGTGCGTTGCGGAGAGGATGCTTCCTGGCCGCCGCCGGCGGACTTTTCCCGCCGGGAGTGGTCCACCATGCCCTTTGGAAAATACGCCGGGCTTGGAATGGATGAGCTGCCTTCCAATTATCTGCTTTGGCTGACGGACCAAGACTGGTTCGAAGCCAAATATTATGGCCTTTTCCTTGAGGCGTGCGACGTCCTGGAAGGCCGGCAGGAAGGCAGGCCATGA
- a CDS encoding conserved hypothetical protein (Evidence 4 : Unknown function but conserved in other organisms) yields the protein MVNSRVFDEMVEKWPSAVVARQDVDKFSGGVLTSAYMANLDAKGEGPASFKIGRKRVYPARELVNWLRTRAV from the coding sequence ATGGTAAACAGCAGAGTTTTTGACGAAATGGTTGAAAAGTGGCCAAGCGCCGTTGTGGCGCGGCAAGACGTTGACAAATTCAGCGGGGGCGTGCTGACTTCGGCTTACATGGCGAACCTTGATGCCAAAGGCGAAGGTCCGGCGAGCTTCAAAATTGGCCGGAAGCGTGTTTACCCTGCCCGCGAGCTGGTGAATTGGCTTCGGACCCGTGCGGTTTAG
- a CDS encoding hypothetical protein (Evidence 5 : Unknown function), whose protein sequence is MYEKARQFLSEWESATDRDAFIDETWNKKAEYAQRLFLNFWALCDNMRPASEKGRFLERIGWAAKQLSRGPLDHSALNGLIMRVDGEEAPLSEDIVAEIFELFMTPNYEPPLLKKGKAPDPFTETLLHFHCLWIFYALGAAPDSAVPLSVALKMDLVLTQLAEAGAAAYMLACQQIPDKERTQASAAQVAQGKTKRMQRVIEAFYRVEIPEGAGPDKTARLVREYLARKLKNPPSQSTVKRYLRDEGLIS, encoded by the coding sequence GTGTACGAGAAAGCCCGTCAGTTTTTGAGCGAATGGGAAAGCGCAACAGACCGCGACGCTTTCATTGATGAGACCTGGAACAAAAAAGCCGAATACGCCCAACGCTTATTTCTGAACTTTTGGGCGCTTTGCGACAACATGAGGCCCGCGTCCGAGAAGGGGCGTTTCCTTGAACGGATAGGATGGGCCGCGAAACAGCTTTCCAGAGGCCCGCTTGACCATTCCGCTTTGAACGGTCTTATCATGCGCGTGGACGGCGAAGAAGCGCCGCTTTCTGAAGATATTGTGGCTGAAATTTTCGAACTATTCATGACGCCCAATTATGAGCCCCCGCTTTTGAAAAAGGGCAAAGCGCCTGACCCCTTCACGGAAACGCTTCTGCATTTTCACTGTCTTTGGATCTTCTACGCCCTCGGTGCCGCGCCGGACAGCGCCGTCCCGTTGTCCGTGGCGCTTAAAATGGACCTTGTTTTGACCCAGCTTGCAGAGGCAGGAGCCGCCGCCTACATGCTCGCCTGTCAGCAAATTCCTGACAAGGAGCGGACACAGGCCAGCGCTGCACAAGTGGCGCAGGGCAAAACGAAGCGGATGCAGCGCGTCATCGAAGCCTTTTACCGGGTTGAAATTCCCGAAGGAGCCGGGCCCGACAAGACCGCCCGGTTGGTGCGCGAATACCTTGCGCGGAAGCTGAAGAACCCGCCTTCACAAAGCACCGTCAAGCGCTACCTGAGAGACGAGGGCCTTATAAGTTAG
- a CDS encoding Integrase family protein, giving the protein MAKWIASRFPGVRYREHASRKHGVTFDKYITIYYKLDGKMVQEVCGWTSKGWTEKKAAAILAELQENQRRGEGPRTLRAKRALEEKAREDQQARDNEAELRALTFGQFWKETYAPAARQMKRAYTFEKEASHFKFWLEPAIGDRPLCELAPLDVRRVRSKLQKARRSGRTIQYVLSSLRVAWNFARREKLVSGDWPGKGERLPRFDNQRARFLSQGEAVKLLDALREKSVTVHDQALLSLHCGLRFSELARLTWSCIDFEQRTIFIKDAKSGRNRHVPMTNEVYAALKARYSDETGDTMLWPDAKTGAAQKQVSRTFTRAIKKLGFNDGINDPRQKVCFHSLRHSYCSWLVQAGTPLYTVAKLAGHQTLTMATRYSHLAPDTLRGAVAALNGTLTPKTKAEVIKMHE; this is encoded by the coding sequence ATGGCGAAATGGATAGCATCACGGTTTCCGGGCGTGCGATACCGGGAGCACGCATCGCGCAAGCACGGGGTTACTTTCGACAAGTACATCACAATTTATTACAAGCTGGACGGCAAAATGGTGCAAGAGGTCTGCGGGTGGACGTCCAAAGGCTGGACTGAAAAGAAAGCCGCCGCGATCCTGGCCGAGCTTCAGGAGAACCAGCGACGAGGTGAAGGACCCCGGACCCTTCGGGCAAAACGGGCCCTGGAAGAGAAAGCCCGCGAGGATCAGCAGGCCCGAGACAATGAGGCCGAACTGAGGGCCCTTACCTTCGGGCAATTCTGGAAGGAAACCTACGCCCCCGCCGCACGTCAAATGAAAAGGGCGTACACGTTCGAAAAGGAAGCCTCGCATTTCAAATTTTGGCTTGAGCCCGCCATTGGAGACCGCCCCTTGTGCGAACTTGCGCCCTTGGACGTGCGCCGCGTTCGCTCGAAATTGCAGAAGGCCCGCCGATCCGGGCGGACCATTCAATACGTCCTGAGCAGTTTAAGGGTTGCCTGGAATTTCGCCCGGCGCGAAAAGCTGGTTTCCGGCGACTGGCCCGGCAAAGGTGAACGACTTCCCCGCTTCGACAACCAAAGGGCGCGCTTTTTGAGCCAAGGTGAGGCCGTGAAATTACTTGATGCCTTGAGGGAGAAAAGCGTTACCGTTCACGACCAGGCCCTTTTAAGCCTTCACTGCGGGCTGCGGTTCAGTGAGTTGGCGCGCCTGACGTGGAGTTGCATTGACTTCGAGCAGAGAACAATTTTCATCAAAGACGCCAAGAGCGGCCGAAACCGGCATGTGCCTATGACGAACGAAGTTTACGCCGCCCTGAAAGCCCGTTACAGCGACGAAACCGGCGACACCATGCTTTGGCCCGATGCCAAGACAGGGGCCGCACAAAAACAGGTGAGCCGGACCTTCACACGGGCTATTAAAAAGTTGGGGTTCAACGACGGAATAAACGACCCCCGGCAAAAGGTCTGCTTTCACAGCTTGAGGCATTCCTATTGCTCGTGGCTTGTTCAGGCGGGAACCCCACTTTATACCGTCGCGAAGCTGGCCGGACACCAAACGCTGACAATGGCAACGCGATATTCGCACCTTGCGCCCGACACCCTTCGGGGCGCCGTGGCCGCCCTGAACGGAACGCTGACCCCGAAGACAAAGGCCGAAGTGATAAAGATGCACGAATGA
- a CDS encoding hypothetical protein (Evidence 5 : Unknown function) — protein sequence MAISSHHNTEREIYAECLGEAAGKEVFTMGCPCPRYRKIFATAARKTKIHCLLYHKLLILHGAWDGNRTRTETKLRGILSP from the coding sequence TTGGCTATCTCTAGCCATCACAACACTGAGCGCGAAATTTATGCCGAATGCCTTGGCGAAGCAGCCGGCAAGGAAGTGTTCACCATGGGCTGCCCCTGCCCGCGATATCGCAAAATATTCGCCACAGCTGCTCGAAAAACAAAAATTCACTGTTTGTTGTATCATAAGCTATTGATTTTACATGGTGCCTGGGACGGGAATCGAACCCGTACAGAGACTAAGCTCCGAGGGATTTTAAGTCCCTAA
- a CDS encoding Superfamily II DNA/RNA helicase, SNF2 family: MSKLEDLQPNAAVRGILPDGLVTVVSVTWHGSEAIEITYKTPTGKVANELLYRFDEDRLEVVEKGRPWSFDGDGALCRLVSEAQRIRLAHLFDPLLAVHTSVIDPLPHQITAVYEAMLPRQPLRFLLADDPGAGKTIMAGLLMKEMIARGDLQRCLVVCPGSLAEQWQDELYHRFHLPFEILTNDKLEAAHTGNWFLETNLVIARLDKLSRNEDVQQKLRAPDCRWDLVVCDEAHKMSATFFGGEIKYTKRYKLGQLLSTLTRHFLLMTATPHNGKEEDFQLFMALLDGDRFEGRFRDGVHTADVSDLMRRMVKEGLLKFDGTPLFPERIAYTVPYRLSDPEAILYKEVTEYVREEFNRAEALENDKRAGTVGFALTILQRRLASSPEAIYQSLRRRRERLESRLRELEVIQRGAVVASMLTSTAPTLDEDDVQDLDEAPDSEVAAVEEEVLDQATAARSIVELKAEIETLKHLEDLAQSVRRSGEDRKWRELASLLGEVFTPAAIANRAADKAEGCGRAARIKPLSSPHQKLVIFTEFRDTLSYLGNRIATLLGRSEAIVIIHGGMGREDRLKTQEAFRHDPKVQVLLATDAAGEGINLQRAHLMVNYDLPWNPNRIEQRFGRIHRIGQTEVCHLWNLVAEETREGDVYRRLLEKLDQARQALGGQVFDVLGKLQFEGRPLRDLLIEAIRYGEQPEVKARLTQVVEKAFDRGYLQNLLEEKALAHDTMDVSRVHRVREEMERAEARRLQPHYIESFFLEAFRRLGGSVKQREPRRYEITHVPAPVRNRDRLIGIGEPVLPRYERIAFEKSLVAPQGQPLAAFICPGHPLLDSVIDLTLERQRDLLKRGAVLVDERDPGTDPRVLFYLEHAIQDAGQTRTGDRRVVSKRVLYVEIDSKGNARHLHYSPYLDYRPLKDNEPGVDAFLALPECAWIDRDLEKAAVSHAVSKVVPEHLQEVRDHRIALVDKTQAAVKDRLTKEITYWDHRAEQLKLQEQAGKPNARLNSAEARKRADVLQSRLQKRLEDLRLERQISPLPPVVLGGLLVVPSGLLQKMAGTTSPSPPVSTDTQAAAARAREIVIEVERKLGFDPVDREFDKLGYDIESRIPGTGRLRFIEVKGRVSGAQTITVTRNEILYSLNKPEDFILAIVEFFEGGEHRVHYVHRPFRREPDFGVTSVNYDFSQLLALAQAPA, encoded by the coding sequence ATGAGCAAGCTCGAAGATCTCCAGCCAAACGCTGCCGTAAGGGGCATTCTCCCCGATGGCCTGGTCACTGTCGTCAGTGTCACCTGGCACGGCTCGGAGGCCATAGAGATCACCTACAAAACCCCGACCGGCAAGGTGGCGAACGAACTCCTTTACCGCTTTGACGAGGACCGCCTCGAAGTAGTCGAAAAAGGCCGCCCCTGGAGCTTCGACGGGGACGGTGCTCTCTGCCGGCTTGTCTCGGAGGCCCAGCGGATCCGACTGGCCCATCTCTTCGACCCCCTGCTGGCTGTCCATACGTCGGTCATCGACCCTCTCCCGCACCAGATCACAGCCGTCTATGAAGCCATGCTCCCTCGGCAGCCCCTCCGCTTCCTGCTGGCCGACGATCCGGGTGCAGGCAAGACCATCATGGCCGGCCTATTAATGAAAGAGATGATCGCAAGGGGCGACCTCCAACGCTGCCTGGTGGTCTGCCCGGGTAGCTTGGCCGAGCAATGGCAGGACGAACTTTACCACCGCTTTCATCTCCCTTTCGAGATTCTCACCAACGACAAGCTCGAAGCCGCCCACACGGGGAACTGGTTCCTCGAGACGAACCTCGTCATCGCACGGTTGGATAAACTTTCCCGGAACGAGGATGTCCAGCAGAAACTCCGAGCCCCTGATTGCCGCTGGGACCTGGTGGTTTGCGACGAAGCGCACAAGATGTCGGCGACCTTCTTTGGCGGCGAGATAAAGTACACCAAGCGCTACAAACTCGGGCAGCTCTTGTCTACGCTGACCCGGCACTTCCTCCTCATGACCGCCACTCCGCACAACGGGAAAGAAGAGGACTTCCAGCTCTTCATGGCGCTTCTTGACGGGGACCGATTTGAAGGCCGATTCCGGGACGGGGTCCACACGGCAGATGTATCCGACCTCATGCGCCGCATGGTCAAAGAAGGGCTTTTGAAGTTCGACGGCACCCCGCTTTTCCCTGAGCGGATCGCCTACACGGTCCCCTACAGACTCTCCGACCCCGAGGCGATCCTTTATAAAGAAGTCACCGAATACGTCCGAGAAGAATTCAACCGCGCCGAGGCTCTTGAAAACGACAAACGGGCCGGGACCGTCGGGTTTGCGCTCACCATCCTGCAGCGGCGTCTGGCTTCCTCCCCTGAGGCCATCTACCAGTCCCTCCGTCGGCGCCGAGAACGGCTCGAAAGCCGCCTGAGGGAGCTCGAAGTCATTCAACGGGGCGCCGTGGTCGCTTCTATGCTCACATCGACCGCGCCCACCCTGGACGAGGATGACGTCCAAGACCTGGATGAGGCCCCTGACAGCGAGGTGGCAGCCGTCGAAGAGGAGGTCCTGGACCAGGCCACCGCAGCCCGGTCGATCGTGGAACTCAAGGCTGAGATCGAGACCCTGAAGCACCTGGAGGACCTTGCGCAATCCGTCCGGAGGAGCGGTGAGGACCGGAAATGGCGTGAACTGGCAAGCCTCCTTGGCGAGGTCTTCACCCCGGCCGCCATCGCAAACCGTGCTGCCGACAAAGCCGAAGGTTGCGGGCGCGCCGCCCGAATAAAACCGCTTTCCTCTCCCCATCAGAAACTTGTCATCTTTACAGAGTTCCGGGACACCCTCAGTTACCTCGGAAACCGAATCGCCACCCTCCTTGGCCGGAGTGAGGCCATTGTGATAATTCACGGCGGGATGGGCCGGGAGGACCGTCTCAAGACGCAGGAAGCCTTCCGGCATGACCCCAAGGTGCAGGTGCTCCTGGCCACCGATGCAGCGGGGGAAGGCATCAATCTCCAACGCGCCCACCTGATGGTCAACTACGACCTGCCCTGGAACCCGAACCGTATCGAGCAGCGCTTCGGCCGGATTCACCGCATCGGCCAGACGGAGGTCTGCCACCTCTGGAATCTGGTGGCGGAAGAGACCCGGGAAGGCGACGTCTACCGGAGGCTCCTCGAAAAGCTCGACCAGGCCCGTCAGGCCCTGGGGGGCCAAGTCTTCGACGTGCTCGGGAAGCTTCAGTTCGAGGGCCGCCCGCTCCGCGACCTCCTGATCGAGGCGATCCGCTATGGGGAGCAGCCCGAGGTCAAGGCCCGGCTGACTCAGGTCGTGGAAAAAGCCTTCGACCGGGGCTACCTTCAAAACCTGCTCGAAGAAAAGGCGCTTGCCCACGACACCATGGACGTAAGCCGTGTCCACCGCGTCAGGGAAGAGATGGAGCGGGCCGAGGCGCGGCGCCTACAACCCCATTACATCGAATCCTTTTTTCTCGAGGCTTTCCGGCGCCTCGGGGGTAGTGTCAAACAGCGCGAACCCCGCCGCTACGAAATCACCCACGTGCCGGCCCCTGTCAGAAACCGCGACCGTTTGATCGGCATCGGAGAGCCGGTGCTTCCCCGCTATGAGCGGATCGCCTTCGAGAAATCCCTGGTTGCCCCGCAAGGCCAACCCCTGGCGGCTTTCATTTGCCCCGGGCATCCGCTCCTAGACTCGGTCATCGATCTGACCCTCGAGCGCCAGCGGGACCTCCTCAAACGTGGAGCGGTGCTGGTGGATGAGCGTGATCCCGGCACTGACCCCAGGGTTTTGTTCTACCTCGAGCATGCCATCCAGGACGCAGGGCAAACCCGCACCGGTGACAGGAGAGTGGTTTCAAAGCGCGTGCTTTATGTCGAGATCGATTCCAAGGGAAACGCGCGACACCTCCACTATTCCCCCTACCTGGATTACCGGCCGCTCAAGGACAATGAGCCTGGGGTCGATGCGTTTCTGGCCCTCCCGGAATGCGCCTGGATCGACCGAGACCTCGAAAAGGCCGCGGTCAGCCACGCCGTCTCAAAGGTTGTTCCAGAGCACCTCCAAGAGGTCCGAGATCACAGAATCGCTCTGGTCGACAAGACCCAGGCCGCCGTCAAAGACCGCTTGACCAAGGAGATCACCTACTGGGATCACCGTGCGGAACAATTAAAGCTCCAGGAGCAGGCGGGGAAACCCAACGCCCGGCTGAATTCGGCCGAAGCTCGTAAGCGAGCGGACGTGCTCCAGTCGCGCCTTCAAAAGCGCCTTGAAGATCTGCGCCTCGAACGACAGATCTCGCCCTTGCCGCCGGTGGTCCTCGGGGGGCTTCTCGTGGTGCCTTCAGGATTGCTTCAAAAAATGGCGGGAACAACTTCACCTTCACCTCCAGTCTCAACCGATACTCAGGCTGCAGCAGCCCGGGCCCGTGAAATCGTTATAGAGGTGGAAAGGAAGCTTGGATTCGATCCGGTGGATCGTGAGTTCGACAAGCTGGGATACGATATCGAAAGCCGCATCCCAGGGACCGGCCGCCTCCGTTTTATCGAGGTGAAGGGCAGAGTCTCCGGTGCCCAGACCATCACCGTCACTCGCAACGAGATCCTTTATTCCCTCAATAAGCCTGAGGATTTTATCCTCGCCATTGTGGAGTTTTTCGAAGGGGGCGAGCACCGTGTGCATTATGTTCACCGGCCTTTCCGGAGGGAGCCCGATTTTGGGGTGACGAGCGTCAACTATGATTTTAGTCAACTGCTGGCCCTTGCCCAAGCACCAGCATGA